A genomic segment from Roseibium algicola encodes:
- the dxs gene encoding 1-deoxy-D-xylulose-5-phosphate synthase, which translates to MPARHVSNRGAISRVTSKLDTPLLDKVKSPADLRLLDESELKQLAEELRAETIDAVSITGGHLGAGLGVVELTVALHYVFNTPEDKLIWDVGHQCYPHKILTERRDRIRTLRQGDGLSGFTKRAESDFDPFGAAHSSTSISAGLGMAAGRDLKGGNNNVIAVIGDGAMSAGMAYEAMNNAGHLGSRLIVILNDNDMSIAPPVGAMSAYLARLVSGPTYQTLRDAAKNLVKNLPKPMFEKAARAEEYARGFWTGGTLFEELGFYYVGPVDGHNLEHLLPVLKNVRDTHHGPILIHAVTQKGKGYAPAEGAKDKYHGVAKFDVVTGKQSKPKANAPSYTNVFATSLIKEAETDDKVVAITAAMPDGTGLDLFGEAYPKRTFDVGIAEQHAVTFAAGLATEGFKPFCAIYSTFLQRAYDQVVHDVAIQGLPVRFPIDRAGLVGADGPTHAGAFDTAFLTCLPGFVVMAASDEVELRHMVATAVAYDEGPISFRYPRGEGVGLEMPERGSVLEIGKGVIRREGTKVALLNFGGRMSECLKAADELDAAGLSTTVADARFAKPLDMDMIRRLAREHEVLVMIEEGSAGGFGSHVLTRLAEEGLLDNGLKVRALALPDAYLDHDKPDLMYARAGLTCDGILKTVFTALGTASVSAPQRA; encoded by the coding sequence ATGCCTGCCCGCCATGTTTCAAATCGTGGAGCTATCTCCAGAGTGACTTCCAAGCTCGATACCCCGCTTCTTGACAAGGTCAAGTCCCCGGCCGATCTGCGCCTGCTCGATGAAAGCGAACTCAAGCAGCTCGCCGAAGAGTTGCGTGCGGAAACGATTGACGCCGTGTCGATTACTGGCGGACACCTGGGCGCCGGGCTTGGCGTCGTGGAACTTACTGTCGCGCTGCACTACGTGTTCAACACACCGGAAGACAAGCTCATCTGGGACGTCGGCCACCAGTGCTATCCGCACAAGATCCTGACGGAACGCCGCGACCGCATTCGCACGCTTCGCCAAGGCGATGGCCTGTCCGGCTTCACGAAACGCGCCGAAAGCGACTTTGACCCGTTTGGTGCAGCCCATTCCTCGACGTCGATCTCGGCAGGCCTCGGCATGGCCGCCGGACGGGATCTGAAGGGCGGAAACAATAACGTCATAGCGGTGATCGGTGACGGCGCCATGTCCGCCGGCATGGCCTACGAGGCGATGAACAACGCCGGCCATCTCGGCTCTCGCCTTATCGTCATCCTGAACGACAACGACATGTCCATTGCGCCGCCGGTCGGCGCCATGTCCGCCTATCTGGCCAGGCTCGTTTCAGGCCCGACCTACCAGACCCTGCGCGATGCGGCCAAGAACCTGGTGAAGAACCTGCCCAAACCCATGTTCGAAAAGGCGGCCCGGGCTGAAGAATATGCCCGCGGGTTCTGGACGGGCGGCACGCTGTTCGAGGAACTCGGTTTCTATTATGTCGGTCCGGTGGACGGTCATAACCTGGAACACCTGCTGCCTGTTCTGAAGAATGTCCGCGACACCCACCATGGCCCGATCCTGATCCATGCGGTCACGCAGAAGGGCAAGGGTTATGCTCCTGCCGAAGGGGCCAAGGACAAGTATCACGGCGTTGCCAAGTTTGATGTCGTCACCGGCAAGCAGTCCAAGCCGAAGGCCAATGCACCCAGCTACACCAACGTCTTTGCGACGTCCTTGATCAAGGAAGCGGAAACGGACGACAAGGTGGTCGCGATTACAGCTGCCATGCCGGACGGAACAGGCCTTGATCTGTTCGGCGAAGCCTATCCGAAACGCACCTTCGACGTCGGTATCGCCGAACAGCACGCGGTCACTTTTGCCGCGGGTCTTGCCACCGAAGGCTTCAAGCCCTTCTGCGCGATTTACTCCACATTCCTGCAGCGCGCCTATGATCAGGTTGTCCACGATGTGGCGATCCAGGGTCTGCCGGTGCGTTTCCCGATTGACCGTGCAGGCCTCGTTGGTGCGGATGGCCCGACCCATGCCGGCGCTTTCGACACCGCTTTCCTGACCTGCCTTCCCGGCTTTGTCGTCATGGCGGCTTCGGACGAAGTGGAGCTGCGCCACATGGTGGCAACTGCCGTTGCCTATGACGAAGGCCCGATCTCCTTCCGCTATCCTCGCGGTGAAGGTGTCGGCCTGGAGATGCCGGAACGCGGCAGCGTGCTTGAAATCGGCAAGGGTGTCATCCGCAGGGAGGGCACCAAGGTTGCCCTTCTCAACTTCGGTGGCCGCATGAGCGAATGCCTCAAGGCGGCGGACGAACTGGATGCGGCCGGTCTTTCGACCACAGTTGCAGATGCCCGCTTCGCAAAGCCGCTCGACATGGACATGATCCGCCGTCTTGCCCGCGAACATGAAGTTCTCGTGATGATCGAAGAAGGCTCCGCCGGTGGTTTCGGCAGCCATGTGCTGACCCGGCTTGCCGAGGAAGGTTTGCTGGACAATGGACTGAAAGTGCGTGCCCTTGCCTTGCCGGATGCCTATCTCGACCACGACAAGCCGGACCTGATGTATGCCCGGGCAGGCCTCACCTGCGACGGCATCCTGAAGACCGTCTTCACCGCACTCGGAACGGCCTCCGTCAGCGCGCCGCAACGCGCCTGA
- a CDS encoding crotonase/enoyl-CoA hydratase family protein codes for MIRKSLEDGVQTLRLDRPEKKNALTGQMYSDLAEALETGNTDAGIRCHLICGLPEVFTAGNDIGDFLQYAGKTGLGETPVVRFLRALVRNEKPLVASIDGIAIGVGTTLLMHCDMVFASPRALIRSPFVDLGLVPEAGSSLLGPQIMGPARAFELLCLGNAFSAEKAAQAGLVNEVVEGDVDAAALACAKEIAAKPPEAMALSRKLLRGDTAQLSERVEEEIRIFSSRLSAPETIAAFQAFMTKKKA; via the coding sequence ATGATCCGCAAGTCCCTTGAAGACGGTGTCCAGACCCTGCGTCTGGACCGGCCGGAAAAGAAGAATGCCCTGACCGGGCAGATGTACAGTGATCTCGCCGAAGCTCTGGAAACAGGCAACACGGATGCGGGTATTCGCTGTCATCTGATCTGCGGCCTGCCGGAAGTTTTTACCGCCGGCAACGATATTGGCGACTTCCTGCAATACGCTGGCAAGACCGGGCTTGGGGAAACACCGGTCGTCCGGTTCCTGAGGGCTCTGGTTCGCAACGAAAAGCCTTTGGTTGCCTCGATAGACGGTATCGCCATCGGTGTCGGCACGACCTTGTTGATGCATTGCGACATGGTGTTTGCCAGCCCGCGCGCCCTCATCCGTTCCCCTTTCGTCGATCTTGGGCTTGTTCCGGAGGCGGGGTCCAGCCTGCTCGGACCACAGATCATGGGGCCGGCCCGGGCCTTTGAGCTGCTCTGCCTCGGCAACGCCTTTTCGGCCGAAAAGGCGGCACAGGCCGGACTGGTAAACGAGGTTGTCGAAGGTGACGTCGACGCGGCAGCACTTGCCTGCGCGAAGGAAATCGCCGCAAAGCCGCCCGAAGCAATGGCGCTTTCCAGAAAGCTTCTGCGCGGCGACACAGCTCAGCTGTCCGAGCGCGTAGAGGAAGAAATCAGGATCTTCTCCAGCCGGCTGAGTGCGCCGGAAACGATAGCTGCCTTCCAGGCTTTCATGACCAAAAAGAAGGCCTGA
- a CDS encoding L-threonylcarbamoyladenylate synthase, with protein sequence MRTWTLDIAAPDWKEAPEADAVCAALMAGDLVAVPTETVYGLAADATNGTACAKIFAAKGRPQFNPLISHVQTLDAALEHGVFNERALALAEAFWPGPLTLVVPKRPASPISDLATAGLQTVALRVPVGPVMRFLAEKTGRPLAAPSANRSGKISPTRAEDVVADLGPSLSFVIDAGACAVGIESTIVGLVDGTPRLLRPGGLAREDIERVLGQSLQGASPDMRPDAPAAPGMLTSHYAPDAAMILNASEVNATDGLLSFGADRLPGADSAQAEFNLSPAGDLAEAAANLFRAMRFLDAKGVRVIKVQFIPSFGLGEAINDRLRRAAAPRD encoded by the coding sequence ATGCGGACTTGGACGCTCGACATCGCGGCACCTGACTGGAAGGAAGCGCCTGAAGCAGATGCGGTGTGCGCTGCGCTGATGGCGGGTGATCTTGTGGCGGTTCCAACCGAAACCGTTTACGGCCTTGCCGCCGATGCCACCAACGGCACGGCCTGTGCGAAGATTTTTGCCGCCAAGGGCAGGCCCCAGTTCAATCCGCTCATCTCCCACGTCCAGACGCTGGATGCAGCACTGGAACATGGTGTTTTCAACGAACGCGCACTTGCACTGGCTGAAGCCTTCTGGCCCGGCCCCTTGACGCTGGTCGTGCCCAAACGCCCGGCCTCCCCGATTTCCGATCTGGCCACTGCCGGACTTCAGACTGTTGCGCTTCGGGTGCCGGTCGGTCCGGTGATGCGATTTCTGGCAGAAAAGACCGGCAGGCCTCTCGCCGCGCCAAGCGCAAACCGCTCGGGCAAGATCAGTCCGACGCGCGCAGAGGACGTCGTTGCCGATCTCGGCCCTTCGCTCAGCTTCGTCATTGATGCGGGCGCTTGTGCCGTCGGTATAGAATCCACCATTGTCGGCCTGGTTGACGGCACACCGCGCCTGTTGCGGCCAGGCGGCCTTGCTCGCGAGGACATCGAACGCGTACTTGGCCAATCGCTGCAAGGCGCCAGCCCCGACATGCGGCCGGACGCTCCCGCGGCCCCCGGTATGTTGACGTCTCACTATGCCCCCGACGCTGCGATGATACTGAACGCCAGCGAGGTGAATGCCACAGACGGACTGCTCTCCTTCGGGGCTGATCGTTTGCCAGGAGCTGATAGTGCACAGGCCGAATTCAACCTGAGCCCGGCCGGTGACCTTGCCGAAGCTGCCGCAAATCTGTTTCGCGCCATGCGATTTCTGGACGCCAAGGGTGTCCGCGTCATCAAGGTGCAGTTTATCCCCAGCTTTGGATTGGGCGAAGCGATCAACGATCGGCTGCGCCGTGCGGCGGCACCACGCGACTGA
- a CDS encoding histone deacetylase family protein: MSTLLLHHSSYLDHLTPVGHPERPDRIRAIDRILEHEKFQSVERDLAPMGTVEDIARAHPMSYVDQIHRLAPAEGTARVDADTTMSPGTWEAALRGVGGACRAVDEVLTKKVNNAFSASRPPGHHAEKDRAMGFCFFNNAAVAARYAQAKFGLERVAIVDFDVHHGNGTQDIFWDDPTVMYCSTHQMPLYPGSGAASETGEANTIVNAPLAPGEDGTGFKEAFEVLLLPRLNHFAPELVIVSAGFDAHMRDPLGGLNLVEADFAWATRALMDVADAHSNGHLISVLEGGYDLEGLARSVAAHVMTLMTG, translated from the coding sequence TTGTCTACCTTGCTTCTGCATCATTCGTCCTATCTCGACCACCTGACACCCGTGGGGCATCCGGAGCGACCAGACCGGATCCGGGCGATCGACAGGATCCTGGAGCACGAAAAATTCCAGTCCGTGGAACGCGACCTCGCCCCCATGGGAACCGTTGAGGACATCGCCCGCGCCCACCCGATGAGCTACGTCGACCAGATCCACCGGCTGGCGCCGGCGGAAGGAACAGCCCGGGTTGATGCGGACACCACCATGTCGCCCGGCACCTGGGAAGCAGCGCTTCGCGGCGTTGGCGGTGCATGCCGTGCGGTCGACGAGGTCTTGACGAAAAAGGTCAACAACGCCTTTTCCGCGTCCCGCCCGCCTGGCCACCACGCGGAAAAAGACCGCGCCATGGGCTTCTGCTTTTTCAACAACGCTGCGGTTGCCGCGCGTTATGCGCAGGCAAAGTTCGGACTGGAGCGGGTGGCCATCGTCGATTTCGACGTTCACCACGGCAACGGCACGCAGGACATTTTCTGGGACGATCCCACGGTAATGTATTGTTCTACCCACCAGATGCCGCTCTATCCGGGCTCGGGGGCCGCCTCGGAGACCGGAGAAGCCAACACGATCGTGAATGCACCTCTGGCCCCGGGGGAGGATGGAACCGGCTTCAAGGAAGCGTTCGAAGTCCTGTTGCTGCCTCGCCTCAATCACTTCGCGCCGGAGTTGGTCATCGTTTCCGCAGGTTTCGATGCGCACATGCGCGACCCGCTTGGGGGCCTTAATCTGGTCGAAGCCGACTTTGCCTGGGCAACGCGGGCGCTGATGGACGTTGCCGATGCCCACAGCAACGGTCACCTGATCTCCGTCCTTGAAGGCGGATACGATCTCGAGGGCCTGGCGCGATCGGTCGCAGCCCATGTCATGACGTTGATGACGGGTTAA
- a CDS encoding exodeoxyribonuclease VII small subunit has product MTDAANDIAGLSFEEALKQLETIVRELEQGNVPLERSIDMYERGDALRKHCDTLLKSAEAKVEKIQLGQNGEASGTEALDPQ; this is encoded by the coding sequence ATGACCGATGCTGCCAACGATATTGCCGGCCTTTCCTTTGAAGAAGCGCTGAAGCAGTTGGAAACCATTGTGCGGGAACTCGAGCAGGGGAACGTACCGCTGGAGCGAAGCATCGACATGTACGAACGCGGTGATGCGCTGCGCAAACATTGCGACACACTCCTGAAATCGGCGGAAGCGAAGGTCGAGAAGATCCAACTGGGTCAAAATGGCGAAGCCAGCGGCACCGAAGCACTCGACCCGCAGTAA
- a CDS encoding helix-turn-helix transcriptional regulator has product MPALSQRDHIELLMQMLKRPLQPEGWPPVLNFIDGKLNCRTFLAEYDGDGTPLRSLGGEEQARELATLLSRIETVNGNTAFQFLRTEASPLYPYSKTSLANHRQTASDPATGSQETSHPDADMAGNWLKNAPGLVTPVRRTADASVLFGCLFRGYSTERIDADRASATFHTLVSALLPALDLHFQLEKQRLENQLRELMLLEQDSAAVLVDANRVILAETSEGLERLNELDIALRRQRHLAINSRRLEIALQEQLATFEEGGIADPTSVLFCPAPESGLVCRVSLETVSCPSLTPDACAQPLFLIRTTTSKDPPDEVEICLQDHYELSHSEARLAWHLTMTGALSTTIQDLGITQNTAKTHLRRIYEKTGAHTQLQLARLVHRIARLF; this is encoded by the coding sequence ATGCCGGCACTCAGCCAACGCGACCACATAGAACTACTTATGCAGATGCTCAAGCGCCCGCTACAACCTGAAGGTTGGCCCCCGGTACTGAACTTCATCGACGGCAAACTGAACTGCAGAACCTTTCTTGCTGAATACGATGGAGACGGGACGCCGTTAAGGTCCCTGGGCGGTGAAGAGCAGGCCAGAGAGCTCGCGACCCTTTTGAGCCGCATTGAAACGGTGAACGGCAACACCGCATTTCAGTTCCTACGCACCGAAGCCTCCCCGCTTTACCCCTATTCAAAGACATCCTTGGCGAACCATCGACAGACGGCATCCGACCCCGCCACCGGATCGCAGGAAACTTCGCACCCAGATGCGGATATGGCAGGCAACTGGCTGAAAAATGCTCCCGGGCTGGTTACCCCAGTCAGGCGCACTGCAGACGCTTCCGTCCTTTTTGGCTGCCTTTTCAGAGGATACAGTACTGAAAGGATTGACGCGGACCGGGCCAGTGCAACCTTTCACACCCTTGTCAGCGCGCTGCTGCCCGCACTCGATCTGCATTTCCAACTGGAAAAACAACGGCTCGAAAACCAGCTCCGGGAATTGATGCTCTTGGAACAGGACAGCGCTGCGGTTCTTGTCGACGCTAACCGGGTGATACTTGCCGAAACGTCCGAAGGGTTGGAAAGATTGAACGAACTGGATATCGCCCTCCGTCGGCAGCGACACCTGGCGATCAACAGCAGACGCCTTGAGATTGCCCTCCAGGAACAACTGGCGACATTCGAAGAAGGTGGCATCGCAGACCCGACAAGCGTCCTTTTTTGTCCCGCACCCGAGAGCGGACTTGTCTGCCGGGTGTCGCTGGAGACCGTTTCCTGCCCAAGCCTGACGCCGGACGCCTGCGCACAACCTTTGTTTTTGATCCGCACGACAACATCAAAGGACCCTCCGGATGAGGTCGAGATTTGCCTTCAGGACCATTACGAGCTTTCACATTCCGAAGCACGCCTGGCCTGGCATCTGACCATGACCGGCGCACTGAGCACCACGATCCAGGATCTCGGCATCACGCAGAACACAGCAAAAACACACCTGCGACGGATATACGAAAAGACCGGAGCGCACACACAACTTCAACTCGCACGGCTCGTCCACCGGATAGCCCGTCTGTTTTGA
- a CDS encoding acyl-CoA dehydrogenase: MYRAPVDEIAFTLKHVCGLSDLQKSARHAELGDDLVDAILTEAGRFAAEEIAPLNAVADKHGTPLADGKVSTPPGWREAYHAWIEGGWNSLTANPESGGQGLPVMMSAAALEMWNSGSMAFAIGPTLTIGAIEAMEKHASEELKAKYLEKLVSGEWMGTMNLTEPQAGSDLNALKAKAERRDDGTYRIFGQKIFITYGDHDLTDNIVHMVLARLPDAPVGTKGISLFLVPKFLVNDDGSLGERNDVKVAGVEHKMGIHGSPTCTMVYGDEGGAIGWLVGEENRGLACMFTMMNNARLAVGIQGLGVAERAYQHALAYALERKQGRAPGETGDGMSPIARHPDIKRMLLGMKARTQVARAICYACAHAIDMSKIAEDEAGKTFWNERASLLTPIAKALPTDFGVEVASLGIQIHGGMGFIEETGAAQHLRDARIAPIYEGTNGIQSIDLVMRKLPLSGGEHIKGFIAELQTVADEVAASNRPEFGAAADRLSASIRDLEEATSFMLSAQADGRVGDALAGATPYLRLAGLTLGGALLAKGALASTGEPALRLSERTLLARSFCETTMGETAGLKSDILLSAEAIQAFDAEALAS, from the coding sequence ATGTATCGCGCACCCGTCGATGAGATTGCCTTCACTCTGAAACATGTCTGCGGTCTGTCCGACCTGCAAAAGAGTGCCCGTCATGCCGAACTCGGCGACGATCTTGTCGATGCCATCCTGACCGAGGCGGGCCGGTTCGCCGCCGAGGAAATCGCGCCTCTCAATGCAGTTGCCGACAAGCACGGCACACCGCTTGCCGATGGCAAGGTGTCTACTCCTCCGGGGTGGCGCGAGGCTTATCATGCATGGATCGAGGGCGGCTGGAACAGCCTGACCGCCAATCCGGAGTCCGGCGGCCAGGGCCTGCCGGTGATGATGTCGGCGGCGGCTCTGGAAATGTGGAACTCCGGATCAATGGCATTCGCCATCGGACCGACCCTGACCATCGGCGCTATCGAGGCGATGGAAAAACACGCTTCGGAAGAGCTCAAGGCCAAGTACCTGGAGAAGCTGGTATCCGGCGAGTGGATGGGCACCATGAACCTGACCGAACCGCAGGCCGGTTCGGATCTGAATGCGCTCAAGGCAAAGGCCGAGCGTCGGGACGACGGCACCTACCGCATCTTCGGCCAGAAGATTTTCATTACCTACGGCGACCACGATCTTACTGACAATATCGTCCACATGGTGCTGGCGCGCCTGCCGGATGCGCCAGTAGGCACCAAGGGCATTTCGCTGTTCCTTGTACCGAAGTTCCTGGTCAACGACGACGGTTCCTTGGGTGAGCGAAACGACGTGAAAGTGGCCGGTGTCGAACACAAGATGGGCATTCACGGTTCGCCTACCTGCACCATGGTCTATGGCGACGAGGGCGGTGCCATCGGCTGGCTGGTCGGTGAGGAAAATCGGGGGCTGGCCTGCATGTTCACGATGATGAACAACGCTCGCCTTGCAGTCGGTATTCAGGGGCTTGGTGTGGCCGAGCGCGCCTATCAGCATGCGCTTGCCTACGCGCTGGAGCGCAAGCAGGGCAGGGCCCCCGGCGAGACCGGCGACGGCATGAGCCCCATTGCTCGCCACCCGGATATCAAACGCATGCTGCTGGGCATGAAGGCGCGCACGCAGGTTGCCCGCGCCATCTGTTACGCCTGCGCCCACGCCATCGACATGTCGAAGATTGCCGAAGACGAAGCTGGCAAGACGTTCTGGAACGAGCGTGCAAGCCTGCTGACGCCGATCGCCAAGGCGCTGCCGACCGACTTCGGCGTCGAGGTCGCTTCGCTGGGTATTCAGATACACGGCGGCATGGGCTTCATCGAGGAAACCGGCGCCGCACAACATCTGCGCGACGCGCGCATCGCCCCGATTTATGAAGGCACCAACGGTATCCAGTCCATCGACCTGGTCATGCGCAAGCTGCCGCTGTCCGGCGGTGAACACATCAAGGGCTTCATCGCGGAACTGCAGACCGTGGCCGACGAGGTTGCTGCCTCCAACCGCCCGGAATTCGGTGCCGCCGCGGATCGGCTCTCGGCCAGTATCCGGGATCTTGAGGAAGCAACGAGCTTCATGCTGAGCGCGCAGGCGGATGGCAGGGTCGGCGATGCCCTCGCCGGGGCGACGCCCTATCTGCGGCTGGCCGGGCTGACCCTGGGCGGCGCCTTGCTTGCCAAGGGGGCGCTTGCCTCGACAGGTGAACCGGCACTGCGGCTGTCAGAACGTACGCTGCTTGCCCGCAGTTTCTGTGAAACCACAATGGGGGAAACCGCCGGTTTGAAGTCGGATATTCTTCTGTCCGCCGAAGCCATTCAGGCGTTCGACGCCGAAGCCCTGGCGTCCTGA